The DNA segment TGGAGCTCAAAAGGTACTGTGTACACTTCCTTATTATGTAAAAACCACAAAAATGGGGCTTTTTAAACATTTTGAAGCTGTTCAAAATGTGGGGCTTGATGTGATTTTGTATGAAAATCCATCAAGAATTGGAGCCTCATTTTCTATAGGACTACTTAAAGAGCTTGAGCAATTTGAAAAGATTCAAGGGATCAAGGCATCCACCACAAACTTAGAATGGATCCAAAGCGTGCAGTTGCAAACACGCTTTATGGTCTATTGCGGTGATGATTTTTTAATTCCTTCATTTTTGAAGATGGGCATTGTACATACAATTTCAGCAACGGCAAATCTTTTTCCAGATGAGATGTTTTTGCTAGGAGAAGAAGAGTTAGATATGCTCATGCTTCTAAACGTGCTCTATTTAGAACCTAATCCTATTGGACTTAAATACGCCATGTCCTTGAAAAATATGTGTCAAAATGTCCTTCGTTTGCCCCTTGTATGTGCAACTGAACATACTCAAAGCACCATAGATATTGCATTAGATAAATTGACACTACGCGCTACCTTCTACTCATAGGAAGGCTGCAAAGAACGATCTACTTCGTATTCCTCCTCACACAACTCTTGTTGCGTTTGTCGGACATACTTGTAGCTCCCTTTTTTCGCTCTCCTTTTAAGTAGAATCTATCGCGTAATATCAATTAACTGACCTTACGCACTACCTTTTGTTTATATGAGGGCTGCAAGGAACAATTGACTTCGTCTAACTCTTCATCCAACTCCCCGGAGTTGGATTTCATCGTTATCCTCGTATCTTGTCCCTTTCGCTCCTCTTCTAAATAAAATTTTTGCTTTAAAAAATTAAAAAAAATGCATACTGCGGTTTAGGACGTAAATTAGGGGGCATCATGAAGAGGTTAGTAGTATTATTATGTTTTTTGAGTATAGCTTGTGCGCAAGAGGGGATTTTCGCATTCCCTGAAGTCAAACAGGCCAATACGCAAAAAAATCCTGTTAAACACCCATCCACTACAGTGCATCCAAAAACAGAAGGATTTCCTGTCTCTTTTGCCTTCGGGTATGAGTTTTTACTCTCAAGGATTGTTTCCCCAAGATCTATTTATGCGTTATCTATGGCACCTGACTTTGTCGATTTGACCATTGTCAAAGGGGAAGCGCATTTTGTAGGATTTAATTTTACAGATGCACATAGAGCGTTTCTTTCATTAGGAACCCATGAGAATTTTTTTTGGGCAGCAGACGGATTTTACCTTAAGGACAGACAAACACGCAGCACTCAAGGTATAGTATTGATCCCTTTTCTTACTTTTTTTCTAGGGCCACCACTTCCTTTTGAAACAGCAGTAGCGACATCAAAAGTGTCTTTACAATATCTTGATGGGCTGTTGTTTTATTCTGGAAAAGTTTCACGCTATTTTATTTTCGAGCCTTTCATCGGGGGGCGTTTCTTGCATCATTCCAATAGTTTTAATGCCGTCTATACAGATTCTAACTTTTTGAATGCAGAACTTGTCTTCAAAAACCAGATCAATGGCGGTGGAATTGTTGTCGGTTCTGGTGGAAAATTTATGCTCTCACCTCATGTCTACTTTTTTGGGAATTTTTCTTTAAATGGCATCGTTGGAAGACAGAAATATTCCACTGAGTTAGATGTTCCACAAAGCTCAGATGTGAAAATTATCGATTTTCCAGGTCGCAGATTAAAGCTTTTGACAGGCTTGCAGTATGCTGTTGGTTGTGGTGTGGACCTTGGTGTTGCTGGAAATTTTTCCACGTCTTTCAGAGTAGGCTATGAGCACATGACCTATTTTAAAGTGACCAGCTCAGACTTTTTACTTGATGTAGAAGCACCAGAAGACTTTGATATGCAAGCGGTCACATTTGGCTTAGCATTTGGATATTAGGATAACTCTAAAGAAGACGATCTAATACCACTTCTAAAAAATAAAGCCACAAATATGCTTATCTTTTCAGTTAGAACTTTCTTTTCGATCTCACAAACCAAAGTTGGTTTATATCGATCTCCAAACTGCGTTCTACTTGAAAATCTAAAAACCTATTTTTAGCTTTATTTTTTAGAAGCGGTATAACTCATCTAAAAGCTTGCGCATGTGGGCTTGCTGTTTTGAAGTGAACTTGATTTTGGATTTTTGCACAGTGTGTACAAGCTTTTCTAGTTGAGATAAGACATTTTTACTTAAGCTTTGGCGACGCTTGTCTACTCGATCGAGGGGAAATTGATCGCGGATCATTTGCAAAAGTTCGTCTTTTGTCTGATTTTCAAACTGTTTTAAAAATTGCGCTTTTTTAGATGTAGAAATATTGCGAGATGAAAGGGCATAGATTGCCTGGCGAGGCATCGTGTCAATCTTGGGTCTTAGATCTTTGGGCATCTCTAGATAAAATTCGTAGTATTGCAAAAGATTGTAGGGTGTTTGGCGATTGCCATAGGTGTCAATGAGCCAGGTGGTAAACGCGCCTTCTTTGTAGTTTTTCAGGATCGCTTGCGCCTGTTTAATTCTTTCTCCATGTAAAAGAGCGGCCTGGTTATTGATCGCTTTGATTTCTTGTGTCAGTTGCGCGAGTTTTTGAAAGTCTTTTTTGATGTTGCTTGTGTGATCTTGGAACTCTTCTAAAAATTCTTTCAAGTTTGCTTTTTCCACATCCGACATGTTGTAATTGCCAAACATGCCAGTAAATGTGTTGATTTCTCCTTGCGTCCTTTTTTCCACAAGCTCAGTCATTTTTTCAGAGTTTGTGGATTTCATACGCTTTACGAGTAAATCTTTAAGTTTCATGGGTACACCTTTTTAAAAAAGTTTACTATAAATGGAACCCTTACTCAAGCGTTTATTCAGTTCTTTGCAAATGGTTTTGTAATCGTGAGCAGCTCGAGAAGTCGGAGCGGAATCAAAAATGGGTTTTCCATAAATCGATGCTTCTGAAACAGTAATGTCGCGGCGGATTTTTTGATCGATAAGTTTTTTGGGAAAAGTGGTTTTGATCAAATCTAAAAATGCCTTATTGTTTTTGCCGCGCTGGTTCCAAAAAGAAAGTAGGACACCAAGGATTTGTGTGGGATGGCGTTTGGAAAGACCATCTAGAAAATGTTTTAGGCGTTCTAGGCCCTTGATGGAATAAAATTCGGCAGTGGCACAAATTAAAGAGTAATCAGAGGCGATGAGTGCAGATTCTGTCAGCCAACAAAGTGAGGGGGGAGTGTCAATAATGATGATGTCGTACTTTAGGGGTTTTAAAAGTTCACTGAGTTTTTCATGAGAGTAGCGATCTTGTGCAAGAGGATTTAAAAGTTCGACGCGCTCTAGGAAGCTATCTGCTGGAATGAGATCCAAATTTTTGATCTGTGTATGTAAGATCACTTCGTGGAGCTGTTTTTCATTAAGAAGCACTTTTGCCAAGCTATCGTATTGATCAGGATTATAGCCAAGACCTGTGGTGAGATTGGCTTGTGCATCAAAATCGACAAGCAGCACTTTTTTCTTATGGAATTTTGCAAATCCGGCACCTAAATTGAGGGTGCAAGACGTTTTTGCAGTTCCACCTTTAAAAGAACAGACAGAAATTTTTTTACTCATAAAAGGATTTTAAATTCTTTTGAATTTTTTCTTTTGTAATCTTCTGGATAAAGGTTTTTGGATTTTCTGAAAAGACTTTATTTGTATCTCTAAGGCGTACAGAGACC comes from the Chlamydiota bacterium genome and includes:
- the dapA gene encoding 4-hydroxy-tetrahydrodipicolinate synthase, with translation MQDVVVPLITPFTLDGKIDFVVLESLLLFHLQKKTSQILVLGTTGEANLLSFEEKKAIIEISAHILDGKKPLIVGISSPSTNESVTLCKLAKEYGAQKVLCTLPYYVKTTKMGLFKHFEAVQNVGLDVILYENPSRIGASFSIGLLKELEQFEKIQGIKASTTNLEWIQSVQLQTRFMVYCGDDFLIPSFLKMGIVHTISATANLFPDEMFLLGEEELDMLMLLNVLYLEPNPIGLKYAMSLKNMCQNVLRLPLVCATEHTQSTIDIALDKLTLRATFYS
- the soj gene encoding Sporulation initiation inhibitor protein Soj, whose product is MSKKISVCSFKGGTAKTSCTLNLGAGFAKFHKKKVLLVDFDAQANLTTGLGYNPDQYDSLAKVLLNEKQLHEVILHTQIKNLDLIPADSFLERVELLNPLAQDRYSHEKLSELLKPLKYDIIIIDTPPSLCWLTESALIASDYSLICATAEFYSIKGLERLKHFLDGLSKRHPTQILGVLLSFWNQRGKNNKAFLDLIKTTFPKKLIDQKIRRDITVSEASIYGKPIFDSAPTSRAAHDYKTICKELNKRLSKGSIYSKLF